The following are from one region of the Anabas testudineus chromosome 2, fAnaTes1.2, whole genome shotgun sequence genome:
- the mxra5a gene encoding LOW QUALITY PROTEIN: immunoglobulin superfamily member 10 (The sequence of the model RefSeq protein was modified relative to this genomic sequence to represent the inferred CDS: deleted 1 base in 1 codon), translated as MKMDFPRVCVLQTLLVLMVLPAVYSVHCPRPCSCPQPTELHCTFRSLVSIPSAVSRLVERINLGFNSINTITDKSLAGLRKLELLMVHGNEIHSLPDGVFRDLVSLQMLKISYNKLKEIKRHTFLGLWSLTRLHLDHNQLEFIHPDAFQGLTSLRMLQLEGNQLQQLHPATFTTFTLMGHFHFSTLRHLYLSDNELTSLPSRLVTTMPQLENLYLHGNPWICDCNMRWLQDWDKTSPGVLKCKKDRALPGGQLCPMCSTPRHLQKKELQAVENLICSRPVINSPHRTYKPEDIESEVMATEDFREPFGNISLGLSDEHGNQVDLECSVGEPKEIPKISWEQMNQFQLASNVTLSVDLGCPVDREKYEQLWKLIAYYSSVPAHLQRGIMVSKEPHPTYVYRQDSEKDALYYTGVKVNMMAQPEWLMQTSADLQLNRLQSSAKMVKLILSMDYSETVKAELVRRQKRAWVIIKSANTTRKVLSVMIGSPSQMNCNVHSSGQPVIHWMLPDGSKVKAPYSSPDNRVFLSSDGQLVIRSVSHIDTGTYYCIAKVHGDLAVLPFHLTVQESSSPRPGEDDSITPIEEFFGKPINLPCMATGSPDAEINWILPSSRIISFQANSTRAAVYSNGTLHIPQAQVLDSGYYKCIAINQHGVDTLATKITVVRHKGIIRPLRKFVAEPQSASGVNTQIKVPTPDIEEASGDSEANLEGSPIKRLDPLKKRILGGVPPGRRGIQPLGRNVRRRPTLLRKPIASNDEERKNIVENRRRVNMSKSKIDPEKWADILAKIRDRKAQNTVTPFPVQYATEKRITEQTTQSQEAIEGSSDGVTVPEKEGQDYLTTQHTPLSHTEIKTNKHNTQGQGTHVTSNSYTTHNIADMTSTSQLTQIIHSTAETHTMQAAYTTHDTNLDRDSTSDSVFFLPQTTSVPLHAVTFWQTNANSASSSSTSSLQENHSTKTYVDEVKTTVRSKTSERRKNKEKPNVVAIPNKRKSSGSQSISSVDPNESLISRDENGKYISEVATTPQSHSQPKDKTFDGLQYPAMLTTAYTTTTAAPTTPRRRGSDGQSPSRVRQPISRRRNGGRRNRPNRGKQKLNKNTPANAAVAKVNPTASTQLKIEPLEGTTANFNTAVPFTSSQAASSGRLSHKESTVSSHDSEVATKPSSLPNFPQGSVLPLAKPLFESTSAAPSVPTASPGVGHGKISSQTTLGNSESLSHPEQLDVFTPGTQQTVRDGPLPPVKHLEVTQSVNVTGGPVLVPHSDNSSGGFHSVPKVQTDVEDSQSGTYYTPTMKSETIPLKETGETFSLLPSSSASAASLIKHEPFSSGLITTLSMFTEGDLQTAQFTTKKPSLPEQSHSSSQNQITSTDPDIEGHLQETLEVNVDVYPTRNPITTPPFATSLRYDYVVPSTETSHFTPIPTSSTGAKIGSSLKTTTQETPRITVHHSKDQQINPIILTTEPTTPSDNQPANQSPDHTPTSPALNLTSVQTIKQTSTPAPTITSIHMNTLVEEPLLTTQSVSRMHQLPGRESIPRGKPRIHKSNFQNFTVKAETDAQLPCEAEGQPMPFLSWTILASGASIAQNTRVHRFEVHQNGTLIIRNTQPMDGGLYLCTVQNQFGTDKMEVNLVVLSQHPQVLQPRTRDITVHLGGRVDLECQVNGYPVRRVIWVLPNHVHLTAAPFSVSSQPRVAVLTNGTLRISQTTFADRGIYKCIDSSVAGVDAVSVYLDVSALPPVIQQSQSENITLPEASNAYIHCTATGAPQPVIRWLTPDGIQLTASQFVTGRNFIIFPNGTLYIRGLGPGNAGRYECSASNTAASSRRTVILSIKRNPSPSKAHITLSSPQRTDVTYGSKLLLNCVAEGEPDPRVIWRTPSKKLVDAQYSFDPRIKVYPNGTLTIQPVTDKDSGDYLCVARNKMGDDYVLLRANVLTTPAKIEQKQQRSSQEVIYGGNLKMDCVASGLPNPEISWALPDGTMVNLVKQREGVSGGRTRRYVVFDNGTLYFNDVGMPEEGDYTCYAVNQLGKDEMKVRVKVKAATSPPKIQNDNQKVVRVFYGEAVKLTCNAKGEPMPVTTWISPINRVISPALDKYQVLDDGTLVVQKVQRFDAGNYTCITRNSAGQDHKVIRLEVLVTPPVINGIRGAASAIKVTAVPDQRKLVDCLAKGTPTPRIMWVLPGNVILPAPYYSNRMTVHPNGTLEIRSAKRTDSGQLVCIARNEGGEVRLVVSLDVKEVVMRPQIQASKTDNLSLTVGKTMTLNCSFENLTLPHVTWVLPNGTPLLSGARFSKFFHRPDGSLIISNPSVGESGMYRCQGQFSGGLAEHKITLFPGRKPEINNRYNSPVTVMNGETLLLHCLTSGKPHRLTWTLPSGVVLNKPQRAGRYSVLHNGTLAVQQAAIYDRGSYVCRAANEYGSSVHSVSVIVIAYPPRITNAPPSVTYAKRGVAIQLNCVATGIPKVDIAWETPDKTRLAVSVQPRLFGNKYLQPQGSLIIQNPTQKDAGIYRCTARNAIGTDSKTTFLNVF; from the exons ATGAAGATGGATTTCCCTAGAGTATGCGTCCTCCAGACTCTGCTGGTGCTGATGGTCTTGCCCGCCGTCTACTCCGTCCACTGCCCCCGGCCTTGCTCCTGCCCTCAGCCCACTGAGCTTCACTGCACCTTCCGCTCCCTAGTCAGCATCCCCAGTGCTGTATCCAGATTGGTGGAACGCATAAACCTGGG GTTCAACAGCATCAATACGATCACAGACAAATCACTGGCTGGACTGAGGAAGCTGGAGCTTCTGATGGTCCATGGGAATGAAATCCACAGTCTACCAGATGGAGTGTTCAGGGACCTCGTGTCATTACAG ATGTTGAAGATTAGCTACAACAAACTGAAGGAGATCAAGAGACACACATTTCTAGGTCTATGGTCTTTGACCAGATTACACCTGGACCACAATCAACTGGAGTTTATCCACCCAGATGCCTTCCAGGGCCTCACTTCCCTGCGCATGCTGCAGCTGGAAGGTAATCAGCTTCAGCAGCTGCATCCAGCCACCTTTACCACCTTCACTCTAATGGGCCACTTCCACTTCTCCACTCTGCGGCACCTCTACCTGTCAGATAATGAACTGACATCACTGCCCTCTAGGCTAGTGACAACTATGCCTCAGCTGGAAAATCTGTATCTTCATGGGAACCCATGGATCTGTGACTGCAACATGAGATGGCTACAAGACTGGGATAAAACTTCACCAG GTgttctgaaatgtaaaaaggaCAGGGCCCTTCCTGGTGGCCAGCTGTGTCCAATGTGTTCCACTCCCAGGCACCTACAGAAGAAAGAGCTCCAGGCTGTGGAGAACCTGATCTGCAGCAGGCCAGTCATCAACTCTCCCCATAGGACTTATAAACCAGAGGATATTGAAAGTGAGGTCATGGCCACAGAGGATTTTAGAGAACCATTTGGAAACATTTCCTTGGGTCTGTCTGACGAGCATGGGAATCAGGTGGATCTGGAGTGTAGTGTCGGTGAGCCGAAAGAGATTCCCAAGATCAGCTGGGAACAAATGAACCAGTTCCAGTTGGCTTCCAATGTAACTTTGTCAGTGGATCTTGGCTGTCCTGTTGATAGAGAAAAATATGAGCAACTGTGGAAGCTAATCGCATATTACAGCAGCGTGCCAGCCCACTTGCAAAGAGGGATTATGGTCAGCAAAGAACCTCATCCAACATATGTGTATAGACAGGACTCTGAGAAGGATGCCCTGTATTACACAGGTGTTAAAGTTAACATGATGGCCCAGCCAGAATGGCTGATGCAGACATCCGCAGACCTTCAACTGAACAGACTTCAATCATCAGCCAAGATGGTGAAATTAATCCTGAGCATGGACTACTCAGAGACTGTAAAGGCAGAGCTTGTGCGTAGACAGAAAAGAGCGTGGGTCATCATCAAGTCAGCGAACACTACTCGTAAGGTGCTGAGCGTTATGATTGGAAGCCCAAGTCAAATGAACTGTAATGTGCACAGTTCTGGTCAACCGGTTATTCACTGGATGTTGCCAGATGGTTCCAAGGTGAAGGCACCGTACAGCAGTCCCGACAACAGGGTGTTTTTGTCTAGTGATGGACAGCTGGTCATTAGATCTGTCAGCCACATTGACACAGGTACATACTACTGCATTGCCAAGGTTCATGGAGACCTTGCTGTCCTGCCGTTTCATCTAACAGTGCAGGAATCCTCCAGTCCTCGCCCAGGGGAGGATGACTCAATTACACCTATTGAGGAATTTTTTGGAAAACCTATTAATCTTCCTTGCATGGCAACTGGCTCCCCTGATGCTGAAATTAACTGGATTCTACCAAGCAGCAGAATAATTAGTTTCCAAGCCAACTCCACCAGAGCTGCGGTCTATTCCAATGGCACTTTACATATCCCGCAGGCTCAGGTATTAGACAGTGGTTATTATAAATGCATTGCCATCAATCAACATGGTGTGGATACACTAGCTACAAAAATTACTGTTGTCAGACACAAAGGGATAATAAGGCCTTTGAGGAAGTTTGTAGCTGAACCTCAGTCAGCCTCAGGagtaaacacacagattaaagtCCCCACGCCGGATATAGAGGAGGCATCAGGGGACAGTGAGGCTAATCTGGAGGGGTCTCCAATAAAGCGCTTGGATCCTTTGAAAAAGAGAATATTGGGAGGTGTGCCTCCAGGAAGGAGGGGCATCCAGCCATTAGGAAGAAATGTGAGGCGGAGGCCCACA CTACTAAGGAAACCAATAGCTTCAAatgatgaagaaagaaagaatataGTTGAGAACAGGAGGCGGGTTAATATGTCAAAGAGTAAAATAGACCCTGAAAAATGGGCTGATATTTTGGCCAAGATCAGAGAtagaaaagcacaaaatacaGTGACACCATTCCCGGTTCAGTACGCAACGGAGAAGAGAATAACAGAGCAAACAACACAGTCACAAGAAGCTATTGAAGGATCATCAGATGGCGTGACCGTGCCAGAGAAAGAGGGCCAGGATTacctcacaacacaacacactccACTGtcacatacagaaataaaaactaataaacacaacacacaaggCCAAGGAACACATGTGACATCTAATAGCTACACAACACATAATATTGCTGACATGACATCAACCAGTCAACTCACACAAATCATACATAgtacagcagagacacacacaatgCAGGCTGCATACACAACCCATGATACAAACTTGGACCGGGACTCAACTTCAGACAGTGTATTTTTCCTCCCACAGACCACATCTGTTCCTTTACACGCTGTCACTTTCTGGCAGACTAACGCAAACAGCGCAAGCAGCAGCAGTACATCTTCTCTACAAGAGAATCATAGCACAAAAACTTATGTTGATGAAGTCAAAACAACCGTTCGGTCCAAAACATCAGAGAGACGCAAGAATAAGGAAAAACCAAATGTTGTTGCCATCCCAAATAAGCGTAAGTCTAGTGGAAGTCAAAGTATCTCTTCAGTCGACCCGAATGAATCACTTATAAGCCGagatgaaaatggaaaatatattAGCGAGGTTGCAACAACACCACAATCACATAGTCAGCCAAAGGACAAAACATTTGATGGTTTGCAGTATCCAGCAATGCTCACGACAGCATATACAACAACTACAGCAGCACCCACCACTCCAAGAAGGAGGGGATCTGATGGACAATCACCGTCACGTGTCCGACAGCCCATCTCCAGGAGAAGGAATGGGGGTCGGAGGAACAGGCCGAACAGAGGGAAACAAAAgcttaataaaaacacacctgcAAATGCTGCCGTAGCAAAAGTGAACCCCACCGCCTCCACGCAGCTGAAAATAGAACCATTAGAAGGTACAACAGCCAACTTCAATACCGCTGTTCCATTTACCAGCAGCCAAGCAGCATCATCAGGCAGACTGAGTCATAAAGAAAGCACAGTCTCCAGCCATGACAGCGAGGTGGCCACTAAACCCTCCTCACTACCAAATTTTCCTCAAGGCAGCGTTCTACCCTTGGCCAAACCACTATTCGAAAGCACATCAGCGGCACCATCGGTTCCAACGGCCTCTCCAGGAGTGGGTCATGGAAAAATAAGTTCTCAAACAACTTTAGGAAACTCAGAGAGTTTGTCCCATCCAGAGCAGTTGGATGTGTTCACACCAGGCACACAGCAGACTGTTAGGGACGGACCTCTTCCGCCTGTTAAACACCTAGAGGTGACACAATCAGTGAACGTTACAGGAGGCCCTGTGCTTGTGCCACATTCTGACAATTCATCTGGCGGTTTTCACAGTGTACCAAAAGTGCAAACAGATGTTGAGGACAGTCAGTCAGGCACTTATTACACACCCACCATGAAGAGTGAAACTATACCTTTGAAAGAGACTGGGGAGACATTTTCACTGCTGCCTTCCTCATCTGCCTCAGCCGCTTCCTTGATCAAGCATGAACCCTTTTCAAGTGGCTTAATTACAACACTAAGTATGTTTACAGAGGGTGATCTGCAGACAGCACAGTTTACCACAAAGAAACCTTCACTGCCTGAACAATCTCATAGTTCTAgtcaaaatcaaatcacaagCACTGACCCAGACATAGAAGGGCATCTTCAAGAAACCTTGGAAgttaatgttgatgtttatCCTACAAGAAATCCCATAACAACGCCTCCATTTGCTACCTCATTAAGGTATGATTATGTGGTCCCATCTACAGAGACATCACATTTCACACCAATTCCAACGTCTTCCACAGGAGCCAAAATTGGCTCTTCACTGAAGACCACCACACAGGAAACTCCCAGGATCACAGTCCACCACAGTAAAGACCAACAAATTAATCCCATCATCCTCACAACAGAGCCCACAACACCATCTGACAACCAGCCTGCAAACCAGTCGCCAGACCACACACCAACTTCCCCTGCCTTAAATTTGACCAGTGTGCAGACAATCAAGCAGACATCCACTCCTGCCCCAACAATTACTTCAATCCACATGAACACATTGGTAGAGGAACCGCTGTTAACCACGCAGAGTGTGTCCAGAATGCACCAGTTACCTGGACGAGAATCTATTCCAAGAGGGAAGCCAAGGATACATAAGAGCAATTTCCAGAATTTCACAGTGAAAGCTGAAACAGATGCTCAGCTTCCTTGTGAGGCTGAAGGCCAGCCAATGCCCTTCCTGTCATGGACTATACTTGCTAGTG GGGCAAGTATTGCTCAGAACACAAGAGTGCATAGGTTTGAAGTACACCAGAATGGTACATTAATTATCAGGAACACACAGCCCATGGATGGGGGTCTTTACCTGTGCACGGTCCAGAACCAGTTTGGTACAGACAAGATGGAAGTCAACCTCGTGGTGCTGTCTCAGCATCCACAGGTGCTCCAGCCTCGGACCAGAGACATCACGGTACATCTAGGTGGCAGAGTGGATTTGGAGTGTCAAGTGAACGGGTATCCTGTGCGTCGGGTCATATGGGTGCTGCCTAACCATGTCCACCTGACAGCTGCTCCATTCAGTGTGTCCTCTCAGCCTCGTGTTGCTGTCTTGACTAACGGAACCCTTCGGATTAGCCAGACCACTTTTGCAGACAGAGGGATTTATAAGTGCATTGACAGCAGTGTAGCTGGAGTTGACGCCGTGTCAGTCTACCTTGATGTCTCAGCGCTGCCACCTGTGATACAACAGTCGCAATCTGAGAACATCACCCTTCCAGAGGCCAGTAACGCCTACATTCACTGCACTGCTACAGGTGCCCCTCAGCCGGTGATCCGCTGGCTCACACCTGATGGCATACAGCTTACTGCTTCCCAGTTTGTCACTGGACGCAACTTTATCATCTTTCCCAATGGCACCCTCTACATAAGGGGACTGGGCCCAGGAAATGCTGGGAGGTACGAGTGCTCTGCCAGTAACACAGCGGCATCCAGCAGGAGAACTGTGATCTTGAGTATAAAGAGGAATCCATCCCCTTCCAAGGCCCATATCACCTTATCATCGCCTCAGAGAACAGATGTGACCTATGGGAGTAAGCTGTTGCTCAACTGTGTGGCAGAAGGAGAGCCAGATCCCCGGGTCATCTGGAGAACACCCTCTAAGAAGCTGGTGGATGCTCAGTACAG TTTTGATCCTAGGATCAAAGTTTACCCCAATGGCACTTTAACCATTCAACCTGTGACTGACAAGGACAGTGGTGACTACCTGTGTGTGGCACGTAACAAGATGGGTGACGACTATGTTCTGCTTCGGGCCAATGTGCTGACTACGCCAGCCAAAATTGAACAGAAGCAGCAGCGATCCAGTCAGGAAGTGATATACGGAGGAAACTTAAAGATGGACTGTGTGGCTTCTGGACTCCCTAACCCCGAGATCAGCTGGGCACTGCCGGATGGTACCATGGTCAACCTGGTCAAACAGAGAGAAGGTGTCAGTGGAGGACGGACCCGGAG GTATGTGGTGTTTGACAATGGCACTTTGTATTTCAATGATGTCGGCATGCCAGAAGAAGGTGACTACACCTGTTATGCCGTGAACCAACTTGGCAAAGATGAGATGAAGGTGAGAGTCAAGGTCAAGGCAGCAACATCTCCACCAAAAATCCAAAATGACAACCAAAAGGTCGTCAGGGTTTTCTATGGTGAGGCCGTTAAACTAACGTGTAATGCCAAAGGGGAACCTATGCCGGTCACCACATGGATATCCCCTATAAATAGAGTCATCTCCCCTGCCTTAGACAAATACCAGGTCTTGGATGATGGCACATTGGTTGTTCAAAAGGTCCAGCGTTTTGATGCAGGTAACTACACCTGCATAACCAGGAACAGTGCAGGACAAGATCATAAAGTTATTAGGCTTGAGGTCCTGGTGACACCTCCAGTGATAAACGGCATAAGGGGAGCTGCCAGTGCTATCAAGGTCACCGCAGTCCCGGATCAGCGGAAGCTAGTGGACTGTTTGGCAAAGGGAACGCCTACACCTCGTATCATGTGGGTTCTACCAGGAAATGTGATCCTCCCAGCACCTTACTATAGCAACAGAATGACAGTTCACCCGAATGGTACCCTGGAAATCCGGTCAGCCAAGAGGACAGACTCAGGGCAGCTGGTTTGTATTGCGCGTAATGAAGGAGGGGAGGTCAGGCTGGTGGTTAGCTTGGATGTGAAAGAGGTTGTCATGAGGCCGCAAATTCAAGCTTCTAAAACAGATAATCTGTCACTGACTGTGGGGAAAACCATGACTTTGAATTGCTCCTTTGAGAACTTAACACTACCTCACGTCACTTGGGTCTTACCCAACGGCACACCTTTGCTTAGTGGTGCTAGATTTTCTAAGTTTTTCCACCGGCCTGACGGCTCCTTGATCATCAGTAACCCCTCTGTTGGTGAGAGTGGCATGTACCGCTGTCAGGGGCAATTTTCTGGAGGACTTGCTGAACATAAAATTACATTGTTCCCAGGAAGAAAACCAGAGATTAATAACAGATACAACTCCCCTGTCACTGTCATGAATGGGGAAACACTTTTGCTTCATTGTCTAACCAGCGGTAAACCGCACAGACTAACGTGGACACTGCCCAGTGGAGTTGTCCTCAACAAGCCTCAGAGAGCTGGGCGATACTCTGTACTGCACAATGGGACACTTGCAGTCCAACAAGCAGCAATCTATGATCGGGGATCCTATGTTTGCCGGGCTGCAAATGAATATGGCAGCTCTGTGCATTCTGTGTCTGTAATTGTGATTGCATACCCACCTCGTATTACCAATGCCCCTCCCTCTGTGACTTATGCTAAACGTGGAGTTGCTATTCAGCTAAACTGTGTAGCAACTGGGATCCCTAAAGTGGATATTGCATGGGAAACTCCTGATAAAACTCGCTTGGCTGTCAGTGTGCAGCCACGACTTTTTGGAAACAAGTACCTCCAACCTCAAGGTTCCCTCATCATCCAGAACCCGACACAAAAAGATGCCGGCATCTACCGATGCACAGCCAGGAATGCAATTGGCACAGACTCTAAAACTACATTTCTCAATGTGTTTTAA
- the gyg2 gene encoding glycogenin-2 isoform X2 codes for MSAAEAFVTLATTDPYCMGAVVVARGLRRHGTTRSIVAMVTPNISQQSRLSLEAAFDEVIVVDVMDSEDHLRLSLLGRPELGITFTKIHCWTLTQYSKCVFLDADTLVLCNVDELFERDELSAAPDPGWPDCFNSGVFVFRPSLHTHARLLDHALQHGSFDGGDQGLLNSFFSSWPVEDISKHLPFVYNLSASSIYSYLPAFQQFGHNAKIVHFLGAVKPWSSSSRRDDSYSDTMEQFVHLWWKEYLSDTTASEPEREPSPDRVDTQQIQERESKMPFSENLDTSNSLLAHFSPPTESLPPPPEPATCPHTGNTPLEEESPERTEIQDSALAAEGLEDSEGTVDSDTQQRAADVERERLEHRRLWEAGQVDYLGRDAFQNIQRMLDRFLD; via the exons ATGTCAG ctgctgaggcCTTTGTCACCTTGGCCACCACAGACCCCTACTGCATGGGAGCCGTAGTGGTAGCCAGGGGTTTACGGCGGCACGGCACGACTCGCAGCATCGTCGCCATGGTAACACCAAACATCTCACAACAGTCAAG GCTTTCTCTTGAGGCCGCCTTTGATGAGGTCATCGTGGTGGACGTGATGGACAGCGAGGACCATCTCCGCCTGTCCCTGCTGGGACGTCCCGAGCTCGGCATCACTTTTACTAAGATCCACTGCTGGACTCTGACCCAATACAGCAAATGTGTCTTTCTGGATGCTGACACTCTG GTTCTGTGTAATGTGGACGAGCTGTTCGAGAGAGACGAGCTGTCAGCGGCTCCTGACCCCGGTTGGCCGGACTGCTTCAATTCAGGCGTGTTTGTCTTCAGACCGTCCCTGCACACCCACGCCAGGCTCCTGGATCACGCCCTGCAGCACGGCAGCTTTGATG GAGGGGACCAGGGCCTGTTGAACTCGTTCTTCAGCAGCTGGCCGGTGGAAGACATCAGTAAACACCTGCCGTTTGTCTACAACCTCAGTGCCAGCTCCATCTACAGCTACCTCCCTGCTTTCCAACA GTTTGGCCACAATGCAAAGATTGTGCATTTTCTAGGAGCAGTGAAACCGTGGAGCTCCAGCAGCCGGAGGGATGACAGCTACTCGGACACCATGGAGCAATTTGTGCATCTGTGGTGGAAGGAATACCTCAGTGATACAACAGCATCTGAACCGGAGAGAGAGCCCAGTCCTGACCGGGTGGATACACAACAG ATCCAAGAACGAGAATCCAAGATGCCATTTAGTGAAAACCTGGACACCTCCAACTCACTGCTTGCACATTTTTCACCCCCGACTGAGAGTCTTCCTCCACCGCCTGAGCCAGCGACG TGCCCCCACACAGGTAACACACCGCTGGAGGAAGAGTCACCTGAGAGGACGGAGATCCAGGATTCAGCTTTGGCTGCAGAAGGGTTGGAGGACAGCGAAGGCACTGTAGACTCTGATACACAACAA AGGGCTGCAGACGTAGAGAGAGAGCGGCTGGAGCATCGGAGGCTGTGGGAGGCCGGGCAGGTCGACTACCTGGGCAGAGACGCCTTCCAAAACATCCAGAGGATGCTGGACCGCTTCCTCGACTAG
- the gyg2 gene encoding glycogenin-2 isoform X1, with protein sequence MSAAEAFVTLATTDPYCMGAVVVARGLRRHGTTRSIVAMVTPNISQQSRLSLEAAFDEVIVVDVMDSEDHLRLSLLGRPELGITFTKIHCWTLTQYSKCVFLDADTLVLCNVDELFERDELSAAPDPGWPDCFNSGVFVFRPSLHTHARLLDHALQHGSFDGGDQGLLNSFFSSWPVEDISKHLPFVYNLSASSIYSYLPAFQQFGHNAKIVHFLGAVKPWSSSSRRDDSYSDTMEQFVHLWWKEYLSDTTASEPEREPSPDRVDTQQIQERESKMPFSENLDTSNSLLAHFSPPTESLPPPPEPATCPHTGNTPLEEESPERTEIQDSALAAEGLEDSEGTVDSDTQQQRAADVERERLEHRRLWEAGQVDYLGRDAFQNIQRMLDRFLD encoded by the exons ATGTCAG ctgctgaggcCTTTGTCACCTTGGCCACCACAGACCCCTACTGCATGGGAGCCGTAGTGGTAGCCAGGGGTTTACGGCGGCACGGCACGACTCGCAGCATCGTCGCCATGGTAACACCAAACATCTCACAACAGTCAAG GCTTTCTCTTGAGGCCGCCTTTGATGAGGTCATCGTGGTGGACGTGATGGACAGCGAGGACCATCTCCGCCTGTCCCTGCTGGGACGTCCCGAGCTCGGCATCACTTTTACTAAGATCCACTGCTGGACTCTGACCCAATACAGCAAATGTGTCTTTCTGGATGCTGACACTCTG GTTCTGTGTAATGTGGACGAGCTGTTCGAGAGAGACGAGCTGTCAGCGGCTCCTGACCCCGGTTGGCCGGACTGCTTCAATTCAGGCGTGTTTGTCTTCAGACCGTCCCTGCACACCCACGCCAGGCTCCTGGATCACGCCCTGCAGCACGGCAGCTTTGATG GAGGGGACCAGGGCCTGTTGAACTCGTTCTTCAGCAGCTGGCCGGTGGAAGACATCAGTAAACACCTGCCGTTTGTCTACAACCTCAGTGCCAGCTCCATCTACAGCTACCTCCCTGCTTTCCAACA GTTTGGCCACAATGCAAAGATTGTGCATTTTCTAGGAGCAGTGAAACCGTGGAGCTCCAGCAGCCGGAGGGATGACAGCTACTCGGACACCATGGAGCAATTTGTGCATCTGTGGTGGAAGGAATACCTCAGTGATACAACAGCATCTGAACCGGAGAGAGAGCCCAGTCCTGACCGGGTGGATACACAACAG ATCCAAGAACGAGAATCCAAGATGCCATTTAGTGAAAACCTGGACACCTCCAACTCACTGCTTGCACATTTTTCACCCCCGACTGAGAGTCTTCCTCCACCGCCTGAGCCAGCGACG TGCCCCCACACAGGTAACACACCGCTGGAGGAAGAGTCACCTGAGAGGACGGAGATCCAGGATTCAGCTTTGGCTGCAGAAGGGTTGGAGGACAGCGAAGGCACTGTAGACTCTGATACACAACAA CAGAGGGCTGCAGACGTAGAGAGAGAGCGGCTGGAGCATCGGAGGCTGTGGGAGGCCGGGCAGGTCGACTACCTGGGCAGAGACGCCTTCCAAAACATCCAGAGGATGCTGGACCGCTTCCTCGACTAG